The Phycisphaeraceae bacterium region GCGTGCTGTTCTCGTTCAATCCGCAGCAGGCGCTGATCCCTGCATCCAATATGAAGTTGCTGACGTCCGGGGCAGCGTTGATGGTGCTTGGGCCCGACTTTGCATTCGAAACGCGCATCGACGCAGCCGGCGACCGCATTCTGCTCGTCGGATCTGGAGACCCTGCGTTCGGAGATCCGGTGATTCTCAACCGTTCGCAGCCGCCCCTGACTATCGAGGATCTGCTGACGCAACTGGTCGGAGCCGTCAAACAGCGTGGGCCAAAGACGATCAGCGAGGTCATTGTCGATGACCGTGTCTTTGACCGCGAGTTTGTGCACTCATCGTGGCCGATCGAACAACTGAACTTGTGGTACTGTGCCGAGGTTGGGGGCGTCAACGTCTACACGAATGTCCTGGCGTTTTATCCGCGGCCCGCACCCGAGGGTGCCGGTTCGCCGCTGTACACCGTCGAGCCTCGCGTGCCCTGGATTGAGTTTCAGAACAATGCCCGCACCGTGACGACAGGGCGGCAGACATTCTGGATCGCGAGGCCTCAACGCAAGAACGAGTTTTCGCTGCGTGGCGATGTGCGGTCATCGGGGGCTGAAGCAGCGCGAGTTGCCATTCACAATCCGCCTTTGTTCACAGGGCAGCTGCTGGCTGAGCGGCTTGCGTCATCGGGTGCCAGCATTGGTTCCGCCGGGCGAACGGGAGTGCAGGCTGTACGTCTGGCCGAACTCGATGAACGCTTTGAAGGTGCGGTTCCCATCGCCATTGTCAAGACGCCGCTGATCGACGTGCTCGAAAGGTGCAATACACAGAGCCACAATTTGTACGCCGAGGCACTGATCAAACGCATCGGGCACGCTGTGACGAGCGAGCCGGGAACGTGGTCGAACGGCGCAGCCGTGATTCGATCTCTGATCTCGGAGCGCCTCGGCCCCGATCACGCAAGCCGGACGCGCATTGCCGATGGTTCGGGCATGAGCCGCGAGAACCGCGTCTCGGCCGAAACGCTCGCAGCGTGGCTCATCGAGGTCTCGAAGAACGATCGAGTCTACCGCGAGATGCTCACTTCGCTCGCCAAGCCCGGCGAAGGCACACTTCGCACACGTTTTCAGGGCACGAGTGTCGCAAACAACATCTATGCCAAGAGCGGATATCTCAATGGCGTGCGAGGCTTGTCGGGCTACGTCGTTGCGCCGAATGGTCAGCAGGTCGTCTTTGCCATGATTATGAACGACATTCCCTCGTCCGTCAGCACGCAGTCGCGCGTGTTCATGGAAGAGGTCGTATTGATGATCGATGGATGGCTCGCGGACCGCGCCATCGACCGCCCCGCGTACGGTGGCTGACGGGATTCCGCAGCAATTCGTCTCGAACAACGCCGAATCAATTTTTCACTGCAACCGAATCACAGGGGGCCAGACCCTCACCGGCTGACCAAGCCTCGAATCAGCCGACGTCTTGGGTGTCGCGTCGAACCCAACTGTGTGCCCATCCGAGCCCCACTGGATATCGCGCCCCGCGTCGCAGTTGGCGACCCAGTGAAAGAGCGCGACATCATGATCGGCAATGTCGACAGACCGGCCGAGCACCACCACAAACGACATACGGCTCTTCTGTTCGAAGAACTGCGTGAGGATTCGCTGTCCAAGACCGGCGCGGTCGGGTTCATCACGATCCCGATCGGCCCTGACGAACAACCAACCGGCAGCCGCCTCGGGCGCTGTGGCATCAAGAACGCCGGAGATTTCGAGGACTCGCGCGATCTCGGCCTCCCGCTCGACATCGGTCGGAATCGCGCGAGGCGCAGCGAGCCGATGGCCGTCGATGTCTTCGCCGACGATCTTGCGCGTCGCGTCCAGCCCGATCTTGGTTCCAGTGCCGAGGCGCGGGGCTGCGTGATCGAGAATGTCCAGCGCGCCTTGCACACGCTCGATATCGCGCGAAGGCTTGCAGTTGCAGCAGACCGCCCGGAGCACCTGGCCAAGGTCGTGGCAATCAATATCATGGTCGACGACGATCACAGTCTTGGTCCACGCCATCTGCCCGGCACCCCACACCGCGTGCATGACTTTGCGCGCGTGAAGCGGATACTGCTTGCGAATCTGCACCACCGCGCAGTTGTGAAACGCACCGAACATCGGCAGGTCGTAATCCTCGATATCCGGGATCAGCGTCTTGAGCAGCGGCAGCATGATGCGCTCGGTCGCCTTGCCGAGGTAGTAATCTTCCTGCGGCGGAAGGCCAACGATCGTCGTCGGGTAGACCGCGTTGCGACGATGCGTCACAGCGGTGACTTCCATGATCGGATACCGATCGGGCATCGAATAAAACCCGGTATGATCGCCAAACGGACCTTCGAACACCGCGCCCGGGCCGAGCGGTTCTGCTCCTGAATCGCGTGGTTCCCAGCCTGGGAATCCGGCGTCCGTGCGCACAAAGCCCTCGATGATGATTTCCGAATCGGCCGGCACCCATAGAGGCACGCTGACCGCGCGACAAAGCCGAATTCCTCGGCCATTGAGAAACCCCGCCATCAGCAACTCGCTCAAGCCCGGTGGCAATGGACACGTGGCTGCGTAGGGCAGCACGCTGGGTCCGCCGAGCGCGATGGCAACAGGCATCGGTTGGCCAAGTTTCTTCCAGGATCGCCAGTGCGCTGCGCCGTCGTGGTGCATGTGCCAGTGCATCGCAAGGCGATCACGCCCCATCAATTGCATCCGATACATACCGATGTTGTGCGATCGCGGCTTGGCGACTTCGCGTTCGTCGGCGTGAACCGTGTGTACGCCGGCGAGCGTGATGTACCGCCCGGCAAACTCCGCCTGCCATCGCTCCGCGTCAATCTGCGGATGCCCAAGCCCTTCGACGCCCGTGTTGATATCAGGTCGATAGCCAACCCCGGCCAAGTCGCCATCGAGTGGCCAACATCGCAACATGGGAAATCGTGTCAGATCGATTTCACTTCCGCGGCAAATGACATCCTGGCACGCACCTCGGCTGCGGAGCCTCTTTGGCCCGATGCAGAGCAGCGGCAGCACCTCGCGGGCTTTGCCAAACGCCTCGGCCAGCGACTGGGGAGGAGCGGGCTTGACCAGCGACCCGATCTTCGACGCAATCGCATCGAACCCGCCGACTTCGCACCCGAGTGCCAACTCCATCCGCCGATACGAACCGAACGCATTGATGAGCAGCGGAAAGTCCGACCTGATCACATTCTCGAAGAGCAGTGCCTGCCCCCCGCGGTCGAAGAAACGCGGGTCGGCCCGATTCGCTGCTCCGGGGTTGGCGCGGGCCTTGTTCTGGGCATCGGCAAGGCGGGTGATCTCGAGCACAGGGCTGACCGGCTCGCGGATGCGACGCAGTTCGCCGAGACTTTCGAGATGTGTGATGAAGGATTGAAGATCGTTGTCCATTGGTGTCATAACCTATCAGGGCTGCGGAAGCGCAGACATGCGAGGAACCACTGATGTCCGGCAAACCACTGTACGAGTTCGCCGCCACGCGCGACTGGCCCGGCTATTTCGCCGCCAGCGCTGGCCGCCCCCCGCGCGAGACGCTGCTCGCGGCTCTTGATCTCTTCGAACGCGAAGGGCCGATCGACGCTGCAGACCCGCCAATAGCGGTCGATCTTGGGTGCGGCGAGGGGCGCGACACCGCCGAGCTGCTCCGCCGCGGATGGCGCGTGACCGCGATCGACGGCCATGAAGACGCGTTCAGCCACTTGCAGAATCGCACAGATATCGCTGCCTGGGATCGGCTGGACATGCGTCTGTCGCCGTTCGAAGAGTGTCAGATTCCTCGATGCCGCCTGCTGAACTCGAGTTTTTCGCTCCCGTTCTGCCACCCGGACTCTTTCGACCGCCTCTGGCGCGTGATTGTCGCTGCCATTGAGCCCGGCGGGCGATTCGCGGGGCAGTTCTTCGGCCCGCGCGACTCGTGGGCGAAACTGCCGGACCGGTCTCACCAATCACGCGATGAGGTCGAGGCGCTGCTCAAGGCTTTTCAGATCGAGCAGTTGACGGAAGAGGAACGCGAAGGGACCGATTGCACGGGCGCCGGAAAGCATTGGCATGTGTTTCATGTCGTTGCCAAGCGCGTCTAAGGGGGATTCATGACCACCGACGGAGATTTGGCCATCAATCTGTCACACGTTGCCAAGACCTACAAGGGCGGCGTGCAGGCGCTGCGCGGGATCGAGATGAAGGTCCATCAGGGCGAGGTCTTCGGGCTGCTGGGGCCCAACGGTGCTGGAAAAAGCACGCTCGTCAAGATCCTGATGACCGTTATCCGCCCGACACGCTGCGAAGGATCGCTGCTTGGCAAACCCGTCGGCGACAAGGCCACACTCGCGCAGGTCGGATATCTGCCCGAGCATCACCAGTTTCCCGACTATCTCACCGCGCGGCAGCTGCTCCACCACGCTGGAGCCATGACGATGGTCGATCGTGCGACACGTCTTCGGCGTGCTGACGAACTCATCGACATTGTCGGCATGCACGACTGGGCAGACGAACGAATCGGGTCATTCTCCAAGGGAATGCGCCAGCGCGTCGGAATCGCACAATCCCTGATGAACGATCCGCAGGTTGTGCTGCTCGATGAGCCGACCGATGGTGTCGATCCGGTCGGGCGACGCGACATCCGCGCCATCCTGCTTCGTCTCAAGTATGAAGGCAAGACCGTGTTCATCAACAGCCACCTGCTGAGCGAGCTCGAAATGGTCTGCGATCGAGTCGCCATCCTCGTCGCGGGAACGGTGCGTGTGCAGGGCACCATGGGCGAACTGACACACGCGCGCACGGGATATGTCATCCGCCTTGAACCAGGCTCAGATCTGGAGGGAGCTGTCGCGGTCGCGCGCTCGGGGTACGCCGGCGAGGTTCTTGCTGGCCAGGGAGCCATCAACCTCAAGACCAGCAGCCCGGCCGACGTGCAGCCAGTCATCGACGCGCTGCGACGGGCTGGATTCGTGCTCGCACAACTCCAGCTCCAGCGTCCGACCCTCGAAGACCTCTTCATGGAAACCGTCACCGATCCGACAACCGGCACCGCACTTCCACCTGGGGCCGACCGCACAAGGAAGGACAAGACCGCCAGCAACGTCTCTGGAGAACCGAACTCATGATCACGCAAACGTGGGCGATGGTGGTCGATGCCTATCGCGAACTGTGCGCCAGCAAACTGTTCTGGCTCACCATGGTGCTCAGTGCTCTGGTCGTCGGCATCTTCGGCATGATGGGCCTGAACGATCGCGGCATCACCGTATTCGTCTGGACCATTCCTGTAGACATGTTCAACACGGGCATCATGACGAAGGAAACCTTCTACAAGATCCTGTTCCAGAGCCTGGGCATCTCGATATGGCTGACATGGATTGCCGCGATTCTTGCGCTCATCACCACTGCCGGGTTCTTTCCCAACCTCATCGCACAAGGCGCGATCGAGACCAAGCTCTCAAAGCCCATCAGCCGCCCTCGCCTGTTTCTGACTCGCTACTTCACCGGCTTGCTGTTCGTCGCGCTCCAGGTGGGCGTTTTCACAGTCGCATCATTCTTCGTGCTTGGGCTGCGAGCGTCGTTCTGGGAGCCTCGCGTCCTGCTGGCCATCCCGATTGTGATCGTGTTCTTCAGTTACCTGTACTGCGTGAGCGTGCTCATTGGCGTCATGACGCGATCGGCCATCGCGGCCATTCTCATCACCATCATCTTCTGGTTCATCGTGTACCTCATGAACACGACCGACACCGTCATCGTCGGTTTTCGCGAAGATCGCGCTTCGATGGTGCAGGCCCGCGAAGCCCGCATCGAACGGCTCGTACGCAACGCCCGCAAGTCGCTCATCGAGCAGAAAATCGCCGAAGTCGGCCCCGAGGCTGCGGAACTCTACGAACCGACCGAAGAGGAAATTGACGCAACACTCATGCTCATTCCACGCGAAAAGAAAGCACAAGCCGACGACAAGGAGACTCTCAAGTCACTCGTTTACTGGAGCGACATCATCTTCAAGGTCAAGACGGTTCTCCCGAAAACCGCCGAGACCACTGCACTGCTCGAACGCTGGTTGATCAAATTCGATGAACTCCACGCCCTGCGCGACCAGCAATCTGCGCAGCAGAACGCCCGACGCGGCGGACAGAACGAGAACGACCCGATTCGCAGCTCCGGACCCGACAGCACCGCGATCGAACTGGCCATCCGCGAACGCCCGGTCTGGTGGATCGTCGGGACATCGCTCATCTTCGAAGGCGTGATCGTACTCTGGGCAATGGTCATCTTCGTGCGGCGTGACTATTGAACACACCGCCACCGACCAACCACTTTCAAATCAATTGGCAGCATCCTCGATCGCTGCGCCGCCGGCCTTGATGTCCTTGCCCACGCCTTCGACCGTGTTGCATCCCGAGACGAAAATCGCCGCTGCTCCAACCAGCGACAGCACGATCATGCGCTTGAATTTTGCTCGCATCTGTATCTCCAATAATCGGGCACCATCCGCTCCAATGCGAACCGCGTTTCCGACGCAACATTCTATCCCTGCACAACTTGCGACTCTAGCCGCGCGCCCGCTGCCGGCCCGGACACAAACCAATCAGGAACAACCCCGGTCGATGCCTCATACCGCGCCGCGATCGCAGCACCGGCTTGGGCAGCATGCTCCGGTTCGACCAACGCCACCACACAGCCCCCAAAACCTCCGCCAGTCATCCGACAGCCGATGATGCCGCGCGTCTCACTGGCATATCCGACCAGGAGATCCAGTTCATGACAACTCACCTCGAAATCATCACGAAGGCTCACATGCGACGCCTGCATCAACGCGCCGACCCGTGCCCACGCGCCGGCCTCCATCGCTCGCGCCGCCTCGATCGTGCGCGCGTTCTCGCGCACCACATGCCGCGCACGACGGTACACAACCGGTTCAACCAGGGCTTCGAGTTTCGCGAGCATGCGCTCATCGACATCGCGCAGCAACTCGACGGGCTGACCCGCTGAGTGCAGCGCACTCGCCGCAGCCTCGCACTGCTGCCGACGCTCGGCGTATTCGCCTCCAGTCAGCGCATGCCGCACCATGCTGTTGATAATGAGCACGCTCACCCCGCGCAGCGCGATCGGCTCGGCACTGGCCGCACGACAATCAATCAGCAGCGCGCATCCTTCACGCCCCATGACGCTGATGAACTGATCCATCAACCCGCAAGGCACGCCCGCGTATTCGTGTTCAGCCTTCTGACACAACAGCGCCTTCTCGACCTCGCCCAGTCGCACGCCTGCCATCGACTCGATCGCCGTGGCCGTTGCGACTTCAAGCGCCGCCGAACTGCTCAGCCCACTGCCCAGGGGCACATCGCTGGTCACTGCAAGATCAACCGCACCGAGAACGATCCCGCGGGAAGCAAACCCCGCAATCACGCCGCGCACATACGATGTCCACCCCCGAGGCTCGCGGGCCAGCGTCTCAGACCGCGTCATCACCGTCATCGCCTGCGCGCCCGCCTCCTGATCGAGGGCTGTAAATCGATCACTCGCACCCGGCGCAGCACCGATCGCAACAGCAGTGCGCCGCTCGATCGCCATCGGCAGCACGAACCCGCCCGAATAGTCCGTATGTTCACCGATAAGATTCACGCGACCGGGTGCAGTGGCCACCACCGCAGGTGCCAGACCAAACGCAGACTGAAACCCCTGCACGCAGCGCCAGACCAGTTCCTCGCGTGCGCCCGCCACCTTCAAAGCCCCTTCTCGAGCACAATGCAATCCACGCCGAAGAACGTCCCGGATCCTTCACTCTTCTCATTGCGTCCGACGACTTCGAACCGCACGACATACCCGCCATCGCGGGCCTGATGCACCCCAAGGTCGATCGCGCCCGTCGAAGCCACATCGCGCGACGTCGTGTTGTAGAGGTCGAGTTCCGTTACACGCTCGCCGCCGACCGAGATCGCAACAATCGCGTAATCCCAGCTGCGCGTGGCGTACAGCATCAACCGCTCCTCGCCTCGACCCGGTACAAACAACTCAATGAAGTCCCCGACTTTCGTCGCACGCACCCAGAGGTGCTGCCCGCGGCTCCAGAGCGAAGGCCCAAACCCCCCTTGCGCGCCATACCCCAAACCCGCCGATGTCCGCACCACACGCAGCGATTCGGCCTCGAGCGCGCCCTCAATCACCAGCGGCGGCGGTAGCGCCGGAGCACGCGGCACATCGCGTCGCGCAGCCGCCGGATCCGGCTTGACGCTCTTGATCACACCCGGCTTGGCATAAAAATACACCACCGCCGACTGGCTGATGCGCGTGTCGCTCCAGTGCCACACTTCCATATCGAACTTGAGCGACGTCCGAAACGGAATCGCATCGAGCGCACGCAGCCGAGCGACCGTCGATGTGCCATAGTTGTTCCCGTACACATAACCATCGCTGCGGATCTGCGCGTGATACGCGGATTCAAATGGCTCCGGGCTGCACCACGCATAGCCGTAGTAGTCCTCAGTTCCAGTGCCAAAGTGCTGCGGAAATGCAGCCCCGTCGATATAGATCTTCTCGTCACCCTCACCCC contains the following coding sequences:
- the galK gene encoding galactokinase, which codes for MAGAREELVWRCVQGFQSAFGLAPAVVATAPGRVNLIGEHTDYSGGFVLPMAIERRTAVAIGAAPGASDRFTALDQEAGAQAMTVMTRSETLAREPRGWTSYVRGVIAGFASRGIVLGAVDLAVTSDVPLGSGLSSSAALEVATATAIESMAGVRLGEVEKALLCQKAEHEYAGVPCGLMDQFISVMGREGCALLIDCRAASAEPIALRGVSVLIINSMVRHALTGGEYAERRQQCEAAASALHSAGQPVELLRDVDERMLAKLEALVEPVVYRRARHVVRENARTIEAARAMEAGAWARVGALMQASHVSLRDDFEVSCHELDLLVGYASETRGIIGCRMTGGGFGGCVVALVEPEHAAQAGAAIAARYEASTGVVPDWFVSGPAAGARLESQVVQG
- a CDS encoding class I SAM-dependent methyltransferase, yielding MSGKPLYEFAATRDWPGYFAASAGRPPRETLLAALDLFEREGPIDAADPPIAVDLGCGEGRDTAELLRRGWRVTAIDGHEDAFSHLQNRTDIAAWDRLDMRLSPFEECQIPRCRLLNSSFSLPFCHPDSFDRLWRVIVAAIEPGGRFAGQFFGPRDSWAKLPDRSHQSRDEVEALLKAFQIEQLTEEEREGTDCTGAGKHWHVFHVVAKRV
- the dacB gene encoding D-alanyl-D-alanine carboxypeptidase/D-alanyl-D-alanine-endopeptidase: MQAVQIRNHSFRFKAALSTLVWACFLCFSTSVVVAQDLQAQVRRKITGTELAKASFTAVALDPSDGRVLFSFNPQQALIPASNMKLLTSGAALMVLGPDFAFETRIDAAGDRILLVGSGDPAFGDPVILNRSQPPLTIEDLLTQLVGAVKQRGPKTISEVIVDDRVFDREFVHSSWPIEQLNLWYCAEVGGVNVYTNVLAFYPRPAPEGAGSPLYTVEPRVPWIEFQNNARTVTTGRQTFWIARPQRKNEFSLRGDVRSSGAEAARVAIHNPPLFTGQLLAERLASSGASIGSAGRTGVQAVRLAELDERFEGAVPIAIVKTPLIDVLERCNTQSHNLYAEALIKRIGHAVTSEPGTWSNGAAVIRSLISERLGPDHASRTRIADGSGMSRENRVSAETLAAWLIEVSKNDRVYREMLTSLAKPGEGTLRTRFQGTSVANNIYAKSGYLNGVRGLSGYVVAPNGQQVVFAMIMNDIPSSVSTQSRVFMEEVVLMIDGWLADRAIDRPAYGG
- a CDS encoding UbiD family decarboxylase, with translation MDNDLQSFITHLESLGELRRIREPVSPVLEITRLADAQNKARANPGAANRADPRFFDRGGQALLFENVIRSDFPLLINAFGSYRRMELALGCEVGGFDAIASKIGSLVKPAPPQSLAEAFGKAREVLPLLCIGPKRLRSRGACQDVICRGSEIDLTRFPMLRCWPLDGDLAGVGYRPDINTGVEGLGHPQIDAERWQAEFAGRYITLAGVHTVHADEREVAKPRSHNIGMYRMQLMGRDRLAMHWHMHHDGAAHWRSWKKLGQPMPVAIALGGPSVLPYAATCPLPPGLSELLMAGFLNGRGIRLCRAVSVPLWVPADSEIIIEGFVRTDAGFPGWEPRDSGAEPLGPGAVFEGPFGDHTGFYSMPDRYPIMEVTAVTHRRNAVYPTTIVGLPPQEDYYLGKATERIMLPLLKTLIPDIEDYDLPMFGAFHNCAVVQIRKQYPLHARKVMHAVWGAGQMAWTKTVIVVDHDIDCHDLGQVLRAVCCNCKPSRDIERVQGALDILDHAAPRLGTGTKIGLDATRKIVGEDIDGHRLAAPRAIPTDVEREAEIARVLEISGVLDATAPEAAAGWLFVRADRDRDEPDRAGLGQRILTQFFEQKSRMSFVVVLGRSVDIADHDVALFHWVANCDAGRDIQWGSDGHTVGFDATPKTSADSRLGQPVRVWPPVIRLQ
- a CDS encoding ABC transporter ATP-binding protein; translation: MTTDGDLAINLSHVAKTYKGGVQALRGIEMKVHQGEVFGLLGPNGAGKSTLVKILMTVIRPTRCEGSLLGKPVGDKATLAQVGYLPEHHQFPDYLTARQLLHHAGAMTMVDRATRLRRADELIDIVGMHDWADERIGSFSKGMRQRVGIAQSLMNDPQVVLLDEPTDGVDPVGRRDIRAILLRLKYEGKTVFINSHLLSELEMVCDRVAILVAGTVRVQGTMGELTHARTGYVIRLEPGSDLEGAVAVARSGYAGEVLAGQGAINLKTSSPADVQPVIDALRRAGFVLAQLQLQRPTLEDLFMETVTDPTTGTALPPGADRTRKDKTASNVSGEPNS
- a CDS encoding entericidin A/B family lipoprotein: MRAKFKRMIVLSLVGAAAIFVSGCNTVEGVGKDIKAGGAAIEDAAN